One segment of Rosa chinensis cultivar Old Blush chromosome 6, RchiOBHm-V2, whole genome shotgun sequence DNA contains the following:
- the LOC112170322 gene encoding disease resistance protein RPV1 isoform X2, with the protein MASTWSPRRLYKYDVFLSFRGEDTRETFTCHLYRALTAKGIITFIDDESLERGSTIGPSLFTAIQDSRFALVVLSQNFASSSWCLDELSKIFQCLVRRGRFVFPIFYRVAPSDVRKQTGSFQLRTVAVREHEEVYGNKDKLEEWRHALTTVGGIGGWVSEDYKDDGKLIEDVVTYTLRRLGHTYTSSSVDKGFIGMDSRIHDLLSNYICPQLGGVRFIGIHGMRGIGKTTLARAIHDRICQDFDQSCILSNVREKSEKDGLVSLQEKLLSRILRTKVDIEDEYAGATMIERRLCKLKVLVVIDDVNHINQLDKLAGSRDWFGPGSRIIVTTPDIHLLRGHDVDATYKPTGLSDGEAIQLLSLKAFKKSFPPEGYLDLCHHIIGYAQGLPLALVVLGSFLFGRRPNEWESAIERLNNTPNRQVMDVLQISFDGLEEKDQQIFLHIACLYKGKDRDRVTQILGYCKLEPGIGLKVLEEKSLITIFENKLSMHDLLQEMGLEIVRRESPDEPGKRSRLWSPEVIHNVLKKNKGTDKIRAMVMDLPELQVAHWKPEAFSNLSQLSLLHIHNVDLPKGLTFLSNSVRLLDWSGYPLRSLPQNFEPDELIELNLCHSNIEHLWEGAKNFDKLKFIKLCHSQKIVQTPDLTAVQNLETLDLEGCKTLVKLHQSVGQLKRLIVLNLKDCESLENLPSKIEMESLETLILSNCSKVKKIPEFAGNMKRLSKLYLNETAIEKLPVSIGCLSGLASLNLSNCKNLLCLASTLELLSRLESLKKLDLSGCLKLREQDSVRENGAIRTAVNHLIKRGCEVGKYLSCSLPSRLVQRAYMEPMSMKLPVSDLCYSTEQNANTSMSIRLPLSRLWNLTDLNLSNCNLGDTAFANFACFPSLVALNLSGNNFVKLPPSIRSCFKLQNINLENCKTLQELSGLPSNSKLDVRADGCSSLEMLFDVSNFNRLEKSYFNFINCFKLNDNQGCCNIALEMLRIFLNQFLV; encoded by the exons ATGGCGTCAACTTGGTCTCCTCGTCGACTATACAAATACGATGTGTTTCTAAGCTTCAGAGGGGAAGATACCCGCGAGACTTTCACCTGCCATCTGTATCGTGCGCTAACTGCGAAAGGAATTATAACCTTCATAGATGACGAAAGCCTGGAGAGAGGATCAACCATTGGCCCATCACTTTTTACAGCAATTCAGGACTCAAGATTCGCCCTTGTCGTTCTTTCACAGAAtttcgcttcttcatcctggtgcttggatgaactctCCAAGATTTTTCAATGCTTGGTAAGGAGGGGACGATTCGTCTTCCCGATCTTCTACCGAGTGGCTCCCTCTGATGTGCGCAAGCAAACGGGAAGTTTTCAGCTGCGTACAGTAGCGGTAAGGGAACATGAAGAAGTTTATGGAAATAAGGACAAACTAGAGGAGTGGAGACATGCTTTGACAACGGTTGGCGGTATTGGTGGGTGGGTCTCGGAGGATTATAA ggATGACGGAAAATTGATTGAGGACGTTGTTACATATACACTTCGGAGACTAGGTCATACTTATACCTCTTCAAGTGTTGACAAGGGCTTCATAGGAATGGATTCCCGCATTCATGATTTATTAAGCAATTACATATGTCCGCAGCTTGGTGGGGTGCGTTTTATAGGGATCCATGGCATGCGGGGCATAGGTAAGACAACACTTGCTCGAGCCATCCATGATCGAATTTGTCAGGATTTTGACCAAAGCTGCATTCTTTCCAATGTTAGAGAAAAATCTGAAAAGGATGGCCTAGTTTCTCTTCAAGAAAAACTACTTTCCAGAATCCTAAGGACAAAAGTTGACATTGAGGATGAATATGCAGGAGCTACTATGATAGAAAGGCGGTTATGTAAACTAAAGGTGCTTGTTGTTATTGATGATGTGAATCACATCAATCAATTAGATAAATTGGCTGGAAGTCGGGACTGGTTCGGTCCTGGGAGTAGAATTATTGTAACCACCCCAGATATTCATTTGCTAAGGGGACATGATGTTGATGCTACATACAAGCCTACTGGGTTAAGTGATGGTGAAGCTATTCAACTATTGAGTTTAAAGGCTTTCAAGAAAAGCTTCCCACCAGAAGGTTATTTGGACTTGTGCCACCATATTATAGGGTATGCTCAGGGGCTTCCATTGGCTCTTGTGGTTCTAGGTTCTTTTCTATTTGGTAGAAGACCCAATGAATGGGAAAGTGCAATAGAGAGGCTAAACAATACACCAAATAGACAAGTTATGGATGTGCTTCAGATTAGTTTTGATGGACTAGAGGAAAAAGACCAACAGATTTTCCTACATATTGCTTGTTTGTACAAGGGGAAGGACAGGGATCGTGTGACACAAATACTAGGCTATTGCAAGCTAGAACCTGGCATTGGTTTAAAGGTTCTTGAGGAAAAATCTCTCATTACTATTTTTGAGAACAAACTGTCAATGCATGATTTGCTACAAGAAATGGGCTTGGAAATAGTTCGTCGAGAGTCCCCTGATGAGCCAGGTAAACGAAGTAGATTATGGTCTCCTGAAGTTATCCATAATGTGCTGAAGAAAAATAAG GGAACAGACAAAATCCGAGCCATGGTAATGGACTTGCCTGAGTTACAAGTGGCTCATTGGAAACCAGAAGCCTTTTCAAATTTGTCTCAACTCAGTCTTCTCCATATTCATAACGTGGATCTTCCCAAAGGCCTCACTTTTCTATCAAATTCCGTGAGACTCCTTGATTGGAGTGGGTACCCCTTAAGATCCCTCCCACAAAATTTTGAACCGGACGAACTTATTGAACTTAACTTGTGCCACAGCAACATTGAACACCTCTGGGAAGGAGCAAAG AATTTTGACAAGTTAAAGTTCATCAAACTATGCCATTCTCAAAAAATTGTCCAGACCCCAGACCTCACAGCCGTTCAAAATCTTGAGACTTTAGATCTTGAAGGATGTAAGACTTTGGTAAAACTTCATCAATCTGTCGGACAACTCAAAAGGCTTATTGTATTGAATCTTAAAGATTGCGAGAGTCTCGAGAATCTGCCAAGTAAGATTGAAATGGAATCTCTTGAAACTTTAATTCTTTCTAACTGCTCCAAAGTTAAAAAGATTCCCGAGTTCGCTGGAAATATGAAGCGTTTATCAAAGCTTTATCTCAATGAGACTGCCATTGAAAAACTACCTGTGTCAATTGGATGCCTGAGTGGCCTTGCTTCACTGAATCTTAGCAACTGCAAAAATCTTCTATGCCTTGCAAGCACCTTAGAACTGCTTAGTAGATTGGAGTCTCTTAAAAAGCTTGATCTTTCTGGATGTTTGAAACTTCGAGAACAGGATAGTGTGAGGGAGAATGGTGCAATTAGAACTGCTGTAAATCATCTTATAAAACGTGGTTGTGAAGTTGGGAAATATTTGTCATGTTCCTTGCCTTCTAGATTGGTGCAAAGAGCCTATATGGAGCCAATGAGTATGAAGTTGCCTGTGTCTGATCTGTGTTATTCTACAGAGCAAAATGCAAATACATCAATGAGTATCCGGTTGCCACTATCTCGTCTATGGAATTTAACAGATCTAAACTTAAGTAACTGCAATCTTGGTGACACTGCATTTGCCAACTTTGCCTGTTTTCCCTCTTTAGTGGCACTAAATCTGAGTGGAAATAATTTTGTTAAGCTTCCTCCAAGCATCAGGTCCTGTTTTAAGCTTCAGAACATTAATTTGGAGAATTGCAAGACACTTCAAGAGTTGTCCGGACTTCCATCAAATAGTAAATTGGATGTGAGGGCAGATGGTTGTTCTTCACTGGAAATGCTGTTTGATGTATCCAATTTCAATAGATTGGAGAaatcatatttcaatttcatcaattgcTTCAAACTAAATGACAATCAGGGCTGCTGTAACATAGCATTAGAAATGCTGAGGATATTCCTTAATCAG TTTCTAGTGTGA
- the LOC112170322 gene encoding TMV resistance protein N isoform X1, with protein MASTWSPRRLYKYDVFLSFRGEDTRETFTCHLYRALTAKGIITFIDDESLERGSTIGPSLFTAIQDSRFALVVLSQNFASSSWCLDELSKIFQCLVRRGRFVFPIFYRVAPSDVRKQTGSFQLRTVAVREHEEVYGNKDKLEEWRHALTTVGGIGGWVSEDYKDDGKLIEDVVTYTLRRLGHTYTSSSVDKGFIGMDSRIHDLLSNYICPQLGGVRFIGIHGMRGIGKTTLARAIHDRICQDFDQSCILSNVREKSEKDGLVSLQEKLLSRILRTKVDIEDEYAGATMIERRLCKLKVLVVIDDVNHINQLDKLAGSRDWFGPGSRIIVTTPDIHLLRGHDVDATYKPTGLSDGEAIQLLSLKAFKKSFPPEGYLDLCHHIIGYAQGLPLALVVLGSFLFGRRPNEWESAIERLNNTPNRQVMDVLQISFDGLEEKDQQIFLHIACLYKGKDRDRVTQILGYCKLEPGIGLKVLEEKSLITIFENKLSMHDLLQEMGLEIVRRESPDEPGKRSRLWSPEVIHNVLKKNKGTDKIRAMVMDLPELQVAHWKPEAFSNLSQLSLLHIHNVDLPKGLTFLSNSVRLLDWSGYPLRSLPQNFEPDELIELNLCHSNIEHLWEGAKNFDKLKFIKLCHSQKIVQTPDLTAVQNLETLDLEGCKTLVKLHQSVGQLKRLIVLNLKDCESLENLPSKIEMESLETLILSNCSKVKKIPEFAGNMKRLSKLYLNETAIEKLPVSIGCLSGLASLNLSNCKNLLCLASTLELLSRLESLKKLDLSGCLKLREQDSVRENGAIRTAVNHLIKRGCEVGKYLSCSLPSRLVQRAYMEPMSMKLPVSDLCYSTEQNANTSMSIRLPLSRLWNLTDLNLSNCNLGDTAFANFACFPSLVALNLSGNNFVKLPPSIRSCFKLQNINLENCKTLQELSGLPSNSKLDVRADGCSSLEMLFDVSNFNRLEKSYFNFINCFKLNDNQGCCNIALEMLRIFLNQQVSSVTETFQIVIPGSGIPEWFDHRRLASSLTVDLLPDWNESRFLGFVLCAVFVLHEHRQVDELDIHQFKTFKATHHLVCCLKLNGRELEVYGKQPAFRFSEQFCQVESDHLWIFYVSRDKYFGTDWWHNSCSQLEFLFETRGPGLRVKECGVRLIYEQDVLELNQTITQSSSRMSPPYEDILTDFENQVEGETIHPNKKLKGETCGTGSRTCTLEEL; from the exons ATGGCGTCAACTTGGTCTCCTCGTCGACTATACAAATACGATGTGTTTCTAAGCTTCAGAGGGGAAGATACCCGCGAGACTTTCACCTGCCATCTGTATCGTGCGCTAACTGCGAAAGGAATTATAACCTTCATAGATGACGAAAGCCTGGAGAGAGGATCAACCATTGGCCCATCACTTTTTACAGCAATTCAGGACTCAAGATTCGCCCTTGTCGTTCTTTCACAGAAtttcgcttcttcatcctggtgcttggatgaactctCCAAGATTTTTCAATGCTTGGTAAGGAGGGGACGATTCGTCTTCCCGATCTTCTACCGAGTGGCTCCCTCTGATGTGCGCAAGCAAACGGGAAGTTTTCAGCTGCGTACAGTAGCGGTAAGGGAACATGAAGAAGTTTATGGAAATAAGGACAAACTAGAGGAGTGGAGACATGCTTTGACAACGGTTGGCGGTATTGGTGGGTGGGTCTCGGAGGATTATAA ggATGACGGAAAATTGATTGAGGACGTTGTTACATATACACTTCGGAGACTAGGTCATACTTATACCTCTTCAAGTGTTGACAAGGGCTTCATAGGAATGGATTCCCGCATTCATGATTTATTAAGCAATTACATATGTCCGCAGCTTGGTGGGGTGCGTTTTATAGGGATCCATGGCATGCGGGGCATAGGTAAGACAACACTTGCTCGAGCCATCCATGATCGAATTTGTCAGGATTTTGACCAAAGCTGCATTCTTTCCAATGTTAGAGAAAAATCTGAAAAGGATGGCCTAGTTTCTCTTCAAGAAAAACTACTTTCCAGAATCCTAAGGACAAAAGTTGACATTGAGGATGAATATGCAGGAGCTACTATGATAGAAAGGCGGTTATGTAAACTAAAGGTGCTTGTTGTTATTGATGATGTGAATCACATCAATCAATTAGATAAATTGGCTGGAAGTCGGGACTGGTTCGGTCCTGGGAGTAGAATTATTGTAACCACCCCAGATATTCATTTGCTAAGGGGACATGATGTTGATGCTACATACAAGCCTACTGGGTTAAGTGATGGTGAAGCTATTCAACTATTGAGTTTAAAGGCTTTCAAGAAAAGCTTCCCACCAGAAGGTTATTTGGACTTGTGCCACCATATTATAGGGTATGCTCAGGGGCTTCCATTGGCTCTTGTGGTTCTAGGTTCTTTTCTATTTGGTAGAAGACCCAATGAATGGGAAAGTGCAATAGAGAGGCTAAACAATACACCAAATAGACAAGTTATGGATGTGCTTCAGATTAGTTTTGATGGACTAGAGGAAAAAGACCAACAGATTTTCCTACATATTGCTTGTTTGTACAAGGGGAAGGACAGGGATCGTGTGACACAAATACTAGGCTATTGCAAGCTAGAACCTGGCATTGGTTTAAAGGTTCTTGAGGAAAAATCTCTCATTACTATTTTTGAGAACAAACTGTCAATGCATGATTTGCTACAAGAAATGGGCTTGGAAATAGTTCGTCGAGAGTCCCCTGATGAGCCAGGTAAACGAAGTAGATTATGGTCTCCTGAAGTTATCCATAATGTGCTGAAGAAAAATAAG GGAACAGACAAAATCCGAGCCATGGTAATGGACTTGCCTGAGTTACAAGTGGCTCATTGGAAACCAGAAGCCTTTTCAAATTTGTCTCAACTCAGTCTTCTCCATATTCATAACGTGGATCTTCCCAAAGGCCTCACTTTTCTATCAAATTCCGTGAGACTCCTTGATTGGAGTGGGTACCCCTTAAGATCCCTCCCACAAAATTTTGAACCGGACGAACTTATTGAACTTAACTTGTGCCACAGCAACATTGAACACCTCTGGGAAGGAGCAAAG AATTTTGACAAGTTAAAGTTCATCAAACTATGCCATTCTCAAAAAATTGTCCAGACCCCAGACCTCACAGCCGTTCAAAATCTTGAGACTTTAGATCTTGAAGGATGTAAGACTTTGGTAAAACTTCATCAATCTGTCGGACAACTCAAAAGGCTTATTGTATTGAATCTTAAAGATTGCGAGAGTCTCGAGAATCTGCCAAGTAAGATTGAAATGGAATCTCTTGAAACTTTAATTCTTTCTAACTGCTCCAAAGTTAAAAAGATTCCCGAGTTCGCTGGAAATATGAAGCGTTTATCAAAGCTTTATCTCAATGAGACTGCCATTGAAAAACTACCTGTGTCAATTGGATGCCTGAGTGGCCTTGCTTCACTGAATCTTAGCAACTGCAAAAATCTTCTATGCCTTGCAAGCACCTTAGAACTGCTTAGTAGATTGGAGTCTCTTAAAAAGCTTGATCTTTCTGGATGTTTGAAACTTCGAGAACAGGATAGTGTGAGGGAGAATGGTGCAATTAGAACTGCTGTAAATCATCTTATAAAACGTGGTTGTGAAGTTGGGAAATATTTGTCATGTTCCTTGCCTTCTAGATTGGTGCAAAGAGCCTATATGGAGCCAATGAGTATGAAGTTGCCTGTGTCTGATCTGTGTTATTCTACAGAGCAAAATGCAAATACATCAATGAGTATCCGGTTGCCACTATCTCGTCTATGGAATTTAACAGATCTAAACTTAAGTAACTGCAATCTTGGTGACACTGCATTTGCCAACTTTGCCTGTTTTCCCTCTTTAGTGGCACTAAATCTGAGTGGAAATAATTTTGTTAAGCTTCCTCCAAGCATCAGGTCCTGTTTTAAGCTTCAGAACATTAATTTGGAGAATTGCAAGACACTTCAAGAGTTGTCCGGACTTCCATCAAATAGTAAATTGGATGTGAGGGCAGATGGTTGTTCTTCACTGGAAATGCTGTTTGATGTATCCAATTTCAATAGATTGGAGAaatcatatttcaatttcatcaattgcTTCAAACTAAATGACAATCAGGGCTGCTGTAACATAGCATTAGAAATGCTGAGGATATTCCTTAATCAG CAAGTTTCTAGTGTGACGGAAACTTTTCAAATTGTAATTCCTGGAAGTGGAATTCCTGAGTGGTTTGATCATCGAAGATTAGCGAGTTCATTAACTGTAGACCTACTTCCAGATTGGAATGAGAGTAGGTTTTTGGGATTTGTTTTGTGTGCTGTTTTTGTACTCCATGAGCACCGTCAGGTTGATGAGCTTGATATCCATCAGTTCAAGACTTTTAAGGCCACTCATCATCTTGTATGTTGCCTGAAGCTCAATGGAAGAGAATTAGAAGTATACGGCAAACAGCCTGCATTTCGCTTTAGCGAACAATTTTGCCAGGTTGAGTCAGATCACCTTTGGATATTCTATGTGTCCCGTGATAAATACTTTGGTACAGATTGGTGGCATAACAGTTGCAGTCAACTTGAGTTCTTATTTGAAACAAGAGGGCCAGGCCTGAGGGTGAAGGAGTGTGGGGTACGTCTGATATATGAGCAAGATGTGCTAGAGTTGAACCAAACAATAACTCAATCAAGCAGTAGGATGTCTCCTCCATATGAGGATATATTGACTGATTTTGAGAATCAAGTTGAAGGGGAAACCAttcacccaaacaaaaagttgaaAGGGGAAACTTGTGGTACTGGTAGTAGAACCTGCACCCTTGAAGAACTATAG
- the LOC121049844 gene encoding uncharacterized protein LOC121049844 → MEAEACRAGLLFGIHQGWSDVVIESDSALLIAALKSEEDNFSELRWVAYHSSLCSVMLRPCGRACHRTFISVNHPVLPTPPRLNLQTNNLLGEVGALATRGQLNEALSDRACCIYTCGLSSP, encoded by the exons ATGGAAGCTGAGGCGTGCAGAGCGGGTCTTCTGTTTGGTATTCACCAAGGTTGGTCGGATGTAGTTATTGAGAGCGACTCTGCCCTTCTGATTGCTGCACTCAAGAGTGAAGAGGATAATTTCTCGGAG CTACGTTGGGTTGCCTATCACTCGAGCCTCTGTAGCGTGATGCTACGCCCATGTGGTCGCGCGTGTCATAGAACCTTCATCTCAGTCAACCATCCGGTTCTTCCCACACCTCCCCGCCTCAACCTGCAAACGAACAATCTTCTCGGCGAAGTAGGGGCCCTGGCCACGCGCGGCCAACTCAACGAAGCGCTCTCTGATAGAGCCTGCTGCATTTACACTTGCGGTCTATCATCACCTTAG